Part of the Terriglobia bacterium genome is shown below.
GCGACATTTTTGCTCACAGATCCAGTGTTGCCAATGGAAAGGGGCCGTTCACTCTCGACTAAAAGTGAACGACCCCAATTTCCTACAGGAAAACGACGATCAAGTGATTGTGCGTTTTCGAACGACTACGGGTTGGTGCCTTCGCTGGACGCCGCGCCCATTTTCTTTCCATCAGGCGTGGTGACATTTCTTGCGTTGGCGCGGTTGCTGCCATTTTTCGCCACCGAACCCTGAACGCTGACCGTATCACCGAGCTTCATCGTGGTGCGCGTCCAGCCGCCAGCCTGCAGCATGTGCGGCGGGCCCATTTCCAGGCCCCAGTTCGTGACCTTTCCGGCTTCGTCTTTAACATCGATATAGAACCAAACATG
Proteins encoded:
- a CDS encoding DUF6152 family protein, which codes for HVWFYIDVKDEAGKVTNWGLEMGPPHMLQAGGWTRTTMKLGDTVSVQGSVAKNGSNRANARNVTTPDGKKMGAASSEGTNP